In Accipiter gentilis chromosome 38, bAccGen1.1, whole genome shotgun sequence, the following proteins share a genomic window:
- the CACNA1F gene encoding LOW QUALITY PROTEIN: voltage-dependent L-type calcium channel subunit alpha-1F (The sequence of the model RefSeq protein was modified relative to this genomic sequence to represent the inferred CDS: deleted 1 base in 1 codon), whose product MSESEENGEGPPKGLPSFTEAMGQPLGWPIGEANGGPAGGGTPPGQRQRRPPHTKHKGQGTGGVHRSPRALFCLRLNNPIRRAAISIVEWKPFDILILATIFANCVALGVYIPFPEDDSNAANHNLEQVEYVFLVIFTVETFLKIIAYGLVLHPSAYIRNGWNLLDFVIVIVGLFSVILEQVSHKPGEAHHMSGKPGGFDVKALRAFRVLRPLRLVSGVPSLHIVLNSIMKAMVPLLHIALLVLFVIIIYAIIGLELFIGRMHKTCFFIGSDLESEEDPSPCAFSGHGRACLQNNTECRGRWEGPNGGITNFDNFFFAMLTVFQCITMEGWTDVLYWMQDAMGHELPWIYFVSLVIFGSFFVLNLVLGVLSGEFSKEREKAKARGDFQKLREKQQLEEDLRGYMDWITQAEDLEGDEDEHEKHRLTAEDLMGKRKPRLKWLRHASHSTDTHASLPGSETTSVNTETVGEEEAQPTACDRCLGKITKTKFWRRLRRLNRLWRRRCRGAVKSVSFYWTVLLLVFLNTLTIASEHHGQPPWLTQTQAYANKALLSLFAAEMVLKLYALGPACYFASFFNRFDCFVVCGGVLETALVERGAMEPLGISVLRCVRLLRVFKVTRHWASLSNLVGSLLNSMKSIASLLLLLFLFIIIFALLGMQLFGGRFSFDETQTKRSTFDTFPQALLTVFQILTGEDWNAVMYDGIMAYGGPVFPGMLVCVYFVILFICGNYILLNVFLAIAVDNLADGDNINSGADKKDKAGEVEASAGSQDVSVKVEGEQEEEEEEEEGSEEGDEEARGERDSLGGARLESLEEPPKSKVVPIPEGSAFFLLSSTNPLRVRCHALIHHHVFTNLILVFIILSSISLAAEDPVRAHSPRNHILGYFDYAFTSIFTVEILLKMTAFGAFLHKGSFCRNWFNLLDLLVVGVSLISFGIHSSAISVVKILRVLRVLRPLRAINRAKGLKHVVQCVFVAIRTIGNIMIVTTLLQFMFACIGVQLFKGKFYSCTDEAKHTPGECKGTFLVYKDGDVSHPSVRERLWHNSDFNFDNVLAGMMALFTVSTFEGWPALLYKAIDANAEDQGPIYNYRVEISIFFIVYIIVIAFFMMNIFVGFVIITFRAQGESEYRNCELDKNQRQCVEYALKAQPLRRYIPKNRTQYRVWAMVNSTAFEYIMFVLILLNTIALAVQHYEQSKPFNYVMDLLNMVFTGLFTVEMVLKIIAFKPRHYFCDAWNTFDALIVVGSVVDIAVTEVNNGGHVGESSEDSSRISITFFRLFRVMRLVKLLSKGEGIRTLLWTFVKSFQALPYVALLIAMIFFIYAVIGMQTFGKVALQDGTQINRNNNFQTFPQAVLLLFRCATGEAWQEIMLASLPGKRCDPESDAGPGEEFTCGSNFAIAYFISFFMLCAFLIINLFVAVIMDNFDYLTRDWSILGPHHLDEFKRVWSEYDPAARGRIKHLDVVTLLRRIQPPLGFGKLCPHRVACKRLVAMNMPLNSDGTVTFNATLFALVRTSLKIKTEGNLDVANKELRAVIKKIWKRTKPKLLDEVIPPPEEEEVTVGKFYATFLIQDYFRKFRRRKERGMLGPNAGPSNECALQAGLQTLQALGPEMRRALSCDLEGDDEGPAATEEEQLTYAAPETLYGSAPAPPLLGEPPPAGSPAPTEGEDPAPLPHTVPSRLGSRRRSEAGGQEEPAPPEDGEEPGGEPGDISHEEDLEGSVPRHRWGGDRPLGTVPAPLPPRWAGEGPRGGSLPLPSRHFALHNGTLEGQQLKRRRLLPPTPAGRKPSFTIQCLRRQGSCEDEPIPGTYNPSGPPGPARPQGYGSSETWRLGGSSHAWATAPTRGHVLYAPLILVEGGPAPGVGGVSAGGGGGSLPPLSRWFVGDRGPPGPLRLRPCGPRDRLGRGSADSLVEAVLISEGLGLFARDPKFVAVAKREIADACDMTMDEMESAATDLLTRRRPTPPAATATTAAVYSDEEPLRPPAEEELADEMACVGGGL is encoded by the exons ATGTCGGAGTCAGAAGAGAATGGAGAGG GACCCCCCAAGGGGCTGCCATCTTTCACCGAAGCCATGGGACAGCCCCTGGGGTGGCCGATAGGCGAAGCCAACGGGGGTCCGGCGGGTGGAGGGACCCCCCCGGGTCAGCgtcagcgacgtcccccccacaCCAAGCACAAGGGTCAGGGCACCGGGGGGGTCCACCGTTCCCCCCGTGCCCTCTTCTGCCTCCGCCTCAACAACCCCATCCGCCGGGCAGCCATCAGCATCGTTGAGTGGAA GCCCTTCGACATCCTCATCCTCGCCACCATCTTCGCCAACTGCGTGGCCCTGGGGGTCTACATCCCCTTCCCCGAGGATGACTCCAACGCTGCCAACCACAACCTA gagcAAGTGGAGTACGTCTTCCTCGTCATCTTCACGGTGGAGACCTTCCTGAAGATCATCGCTTACGGGCTGGTCCTGCACCCCAGCGCCTATATCCGCAACGGCTGGAACCTTCTCGACTTCGTCATCGTCATCGTGGG GCTTTTCAGCGTCATCCTGGAGCAGGTGTCCCACAAACCCGGCGAAGCCCACCACATGAGCGGGAAACCGGGGGGCTTCGATGTCAAAGCCCTGCGCGCCTTCCGCGTCCTCCGGCCCCTCCGCCTCGTCTCCGGTGTCCCCA GCCTCCACATCGTCCTCAACTCCATCATGAAGGCCATGGTGCCACTGCTGCACATCGCCCTCCTCGTCCTCTTCGTTATCATCATCTACGCCATCATCGGCCTCGAGCTCTTCATTGGCCGCATGCACAAAACCTGCTTCTTCATCGGATCTG ACCTAGAATCGGAGGAGGACCCCTCCCCTTGTGCTTTTTCGGGCCACGGCCGCGCCTGCCTGCAGAACAACACCGAGTGCCGGGGCCGCTGGGAGGGTCCCAACGGCGGCATCACCAACTTCGACAACTTCTTCTTCGCGATGCTCACCGTCTTCCAGTGCATCACCATGGAGGGTTGGACCGACGTTCTCTACTGG ATGCAGGACGCGATGGGCCATGAGCTACCCTGGATTTACTTCGTCAGCCTCGTCATCTTTGGCTCCTTCTTTGTCCTCAACTTGGTGCTGGGGGTGCTGAGTGG GGAATTCTCCAAGGAGCGTGAGAAGGCCAAGGCTCGTGGAGACTTCCAGAAgctgagggagaagcagcagctggaggaagatCTCCGGGGTTACATGGACTGGATCACACAGGCTGAAGACTTGGAGGGTGACGAGGACGAGCACGAGAAGCACC GCCTGACCGCCGAGGACCTGATGGGGAAGCGGAAACCGCGGCTGAAGTGGCTCCGGCACGCCAGTCACTCCACCGACACCCACG ccagccTTCCCGGCAGCGAGACGACGTCGGTGAACACCGAGACGGTGGGCGAGGAGGAGGCGCAGCCCACCGCCTGCGACCGTTGCCT GGGCAAAATCACGAAAACGAAATTCTG GCGCCGCCTGCGCCGCCTGAACCGCCTGTGGCGCCGACGGTGCCGCGGGGCGGTGAAATCCGTCTCCTTCTACTGGACGGTCTTACTCTTGGTCTTCCTCAACACCCTCACCATCGCCTCCGAGCACCATGGGCAACCCCCTTGGCTCACCCAAACGCAAG ctTACGCCAACAAGGCGCTGCTGTCGTTGTTCGCCGCCGAGATGGTGTTGAAGCTGTACGCCTTGGGTCCCGCCTGTTACTTCGCCAGTTTTTTCAACCGGTTCGATTGTTTCGTGGTGTGCGGCGGGGTGTTGGAAACGGCTTTGGTGGAACGAGGGGCCATGGAACCCCTGGGAATCTCCGTCCTCCGCTGCGTCCGTCTCCTCCGCGTCTTTAAAGTCACCAG GCACTGGGCGTCGCTGAGCAACCTGGTGGGTTCCTTGCTGAACTCCATGAAGTCCATCgcttccctcctgctcctcctcttcctcttcatcatcatcttcGCCCTGTtgggcatgcagcttttcgggggACGCTTCAGCTTCGACGAGACCCAGACCAAGCGCAGCACCTTCGATACCTTCCCTCAGGCACTGCTCACCGTCTTCCAG atcctgacgGGAGAGGACTGGAACGCGGTGATGTATGACGGGATCATGGCCTACGGCGGCCCCGTCTTCCCCGGAATGCTTGTCTGCGTCTACTTTGTCATCCTCTTCATCTGTGGCAACT ACATCCTCCTCAACGTCTTCTTGGCCATCGCGGTCGACAACTTGGCTGACGGTGACAACATCAATTCAGGGGCCGATAAAAA ggacAAGGCCGGGGAGGTGGAAGCCAGTGCAGGGAGCCAGGACGTGAGCGTGAAG gttgagggggagcaggaggaggaagaggaggaggaggaggggagcgagGAAG GTGACGAGGAGGCCAGGGGGGAGCGGGACAGTCTGGGGGGGGCCCGGCTGGAATCCCTGGAGGAGCCCCCCAAATCCAAGGTGGTGCCGATCCCTGAGGGCAGCGCCTTCTTCCTGCTGAGCAGCACCAACCC GCTGCGGGTGCGGTGCCACGCCCTCATCCACCACCACGTCTTCACCAACCTCATCCTCGTCTTCATCATCCTCAGCAGCATCTCGCTGGCCGCCGAGGACCCCGTCCGCGCCCACTCACCCCGCAACCAC atcctgGGCTACTTCGACTACGCCTTCACCTCCATCTTCACTGTGGAGATCCTGCTCAAG ATGACAGCCTTCGGCGCCTTCCTGCACAAAGGCTCCTTCTGCCGCAACTGGTTCAACCTCCTCGACCTGCTGGTGGTCGGAGTCTCCCTCATCTCCTTTGGCATCCA CTCCAGCGCCATCTCGGTGGTGAAGATCCTGCGGGTCCTGCGTGTCCTGCGGCCCCTGCGAGCCATCAACCGCGCCAAGGGCCTCAAG cacGTGGTGCAGTGCGTCTTCGTGGCCATCCGCACCATCGGGAACATCATGATTGTGACCACGCTGCTCCAGTTCATGTTTGCCTGCATCGGGGTGCAGCTCTtcaag GGCAAGTTCTACAGCTGCACCGACGAGGCCAAGCACACGCCAGGAGAGTGCAA GGGCACCTTCCTGGTGTACAAGGACGGGGACGTCTCCCACCCCTCGGTGCGGGAGCGCCTCTGGCACAACAGCGACTTCAACTTCGACAACGTGCTGGCGGGGATGATGGCGCTCTTCACCGTCTCCACCTTCGAGGGCTGGCCCGC GCTGCTGTACAAGGCCATCGACGCCAACGCCGAGGACCAGGGTCCCATCTACAACTACCGGGTGGAgatctccatcttcttcatcgTCTACATCATCGTCATCGCCTTCTTCATGATGAACATCTTCGTCGGCTTCGTCATCATCACCTTCCGGGCGCAGGGGGAGAGCGAGTACCGCAACTGCGAGCTGGACAAGAACCAG CGACAGTGCGTGGAGTACGCCCTGAAGGCGCAGCCGCTGCGGCGCTACATCCCCAAGAACCGCACCCAGTACCGCGTCTGGGCCATGGTCAACTCCACCGCCTTCGAGTACATCATGTTCGTCCTCATCCTCCTCAACACCATCGCCCTGGCCGTCCAG CACTACGAGCAGTCCAAGCCCTTCAACTACGTGATGGACCTGCTCAACATGGTGTTCACGGGGCTCTTCACCGTCGAGATGGTGCTCAAGATCATCGCCTTCAAACCCCGG CACTACTTCTGCGACGCCTGGAACACCTTTGACGCCCTCATCGTGGTGGGCAGCGTGGTGGACATTGCCGTCACCGAGGTCAAC AATGGGGGTCACGTTGGTGAG agctCGGAGGACAGCTCCCGCATCTCCATCACCTTCTTCCGGCTCTTCCGGGTGATGCGGTTGGTGAAGCTGCTCTCCAAGGGCGAGGGCATCCGCACCCTGCTCTGGACCTTCGTCAAGTCCTTCCAG GCCCTGCCCTACGTCGCCCTCCTCATCGCCATGATCTTCTTCATCTACGCCGTCATCGGCATGCAG aCCTTCGGGAAGGTGGCGCTGCAGGACGGGACCCAGATCAACCGCAACAACAACTTCCAGACCTTCCCCCAGGCcgtgctgctgctcttcag GTGCGCCACAGGGGAGGCCTGGCAGGAGATCATGCTGGCCAGCCTGCCGGGCAAGCGCTGCGACCCCGAGTCGGACGCGGGACCGGGCGAGGAGTTCACCTGCGGCAGCAACTTCGCCATCGCCTACTTCATCAGCTTCTTCATGCTCTGCGCCTTCCTG atcatCAACCTCTTCGTGGCTGTGATCATGGACAACTTCGACTACCTGACGCGCGACTGGTCCATCCTGGGCCCCCACCACCTGGACGAGTTCAAGCGGGTCTGGTCCGAGTACGACCCCGCTGCCAG GGGCCGCATCAAGCACCTGGACGTGGTGACGCTGCTGCGGCGGATCCAGCCCCCCCTGGGCTTCGGGAAGCTCTGCCCCCACCGGGTCGCCTGCAAG cgccTGGTGGCCATGAACATGCCTCTCAACTCGGATGGGACCGTGACCTTCAACGCCACCCTCTTCGCCCTGGTGCGCACTTCCCTCAAGATCAAGACGGAAG ggAACCTGGACGTGGCCAACAAAGAGCTGCGCGCCGTCATCAAGAAGATTTGGAAGAGGACGAAGCCCAAGCTGCTGGATGAGGTCATCCCCCCGCCCGAGG AGGAAGAGGTCACCGTGGGCAAGTTCTACGCCACCTTCCTGATCCAGGACTATTTCCGCAAATTCCGGCGGCGGAAGGAGCGGGGGATGCTGGGCCCCAACGCTGGTCCCAGCAACGAGTGTGCGCTCCAG gccGGGCTGCAGACGCTGCAGGCGCTGGGCCCCGAGATGCGGCGGGCGCTGAGCTGCGACCTCGAGGGCGACGACGAGGGACCGGCCGCCACCGAGGAGGAGCAGCTGACCTACGCC GCTCCTGAGACCCTGTACGGCtccgcc ccagccccccccctcctGGGGGAGCCCCCCCCGGCCGGCAGCCCGGCCCCCACCGAGGGGGAGGACCCCGCGCCCCTTCCCCACACCGTCCCCAGCCGCCTCGGCAGCAG GCGGCGCTCGGAGGCGGGGGGCCAGGAAGAGCCAGCCCCCCCCGAGGACGGGGAAGAGCCGGGGGGGGAGCCGGGCGACATCAGCCACGAAGAGGACCTGGAGGGCTCGGTCCCCCGCCACCGGTGGGGCGGGGACAG ACCGCTGGGGACCGTTCCCGCCCCCCTGCCCCCGCGCTGGGCGGGagaggggccgcggggggggtCGCTGCCGCTGCCCTCCCGGCACTTCGCCCTCCACAACGGGACCCTCGAAGGGCAGCAGCTCAAGCGGCGCCGGCTCCTGCCTCCGACCCCCGCAG GCCGGAAGCCCTCCTTCACCATCCAGTGCCTGCGGCGCCAGGGCAGCTGCGAGGACGAGCCCATCCCGGGCACCTACAACCCCtcgggcccccccggccccgcgcggcCCCAG GGCTACGGCAGCTCCGAGACTTGGCGCCTGGGGGGCTCCTCGCACGCCTGGGCCACGGCCCCCACCCGCGGCCACGTCCTCTACGCGCCCCTCATCCTGGTGGAGGGAGGACCggcgccgggggtggggggggtgtcggcgggaggaggcggggggagcCTCCCCCCGCTCTCACGCTGGTTCGTGGGGGAccgcggcccccccggccccctccgcctGCGACCCTGCGGACCTCGGGACAGGCTGGGCCGCGGCTCCGCAGACAGCCTGGTGGAAGCC GTGCTCATCTCGGAGGGGTTGGGGCTGTTCGCCCGCGACCCCAAGTTCGTGGCGGTGGCCAAACGAGAGATCGCCGACGCTTGCGACATGACGATGGACGAGATGGAAAGCGCCGCCACCGACCTCCTCACCCGCCGCCGTCCCAcgccccccgccgccaccgccaccaccgccgccgttTACAGCGACGAGGAGCCGCTACGGCCGCCGGCGGAGGAGGAGCTGGCCGACGAGATGGCGTGTGTGGGCGGCGGGCTCTAG